The following are from one region of the Paracoccus sp. S3-43 genome:
- a CDS encoding IS5 family transposase (programmed frameshift), which yields METSLARDLMSDEEWAFHERFILAVRAPNGRKPMNHRLVLDGIFWIARTGSPWRDLPEEFGKWSSVYRQFRRWTLAGLWEGILEALNESGVVPAALQMIDSTVVRAHHQAAGAKRGTPRQGFGRSRGGFTTKIHLRVNGAGLPMRSDITPGQTSDYLGFDLIMDDNLPEPSVLLADRGYDSDRVRETMEARNVVPVIPMRKSRKLRVAVDRTLYRLRNLVERCFNKLKNARRVATRYDKTAESFLGFIDITSIRIWLRHLST from the exons ATGGAGACCAGCTTGGCACGAGACCTGATGTCTGACGAGGAATGGGCGTTTCACGAACGCTTCATTCTGGCCGTCCGCGCACCGAACGGGCGCAAACCCATGAACCATCGTCTTGTTCTGGATGGGATTTTCTGGATAGCCCGCACAGGTTCGCCGTGGCGTGACCTGCCGGAAGAGTTCGGCAAGTGGTCGTCGGTCTACCGCCAGTTCCGGCGCTGGACCCTGGCCGGGCTGTGGGAAGGGATACTGGAGGCCCTGAACGAGAGCGGGGTGGTTCCAGCGGCCTTGCAGATGATCGACAGCACCGTGGTCCGCGCCCATCATCAGGCAGCGGGCGCTA AAAGGGGGACTCCGCGACAGGGTTTTGGCCGTTCGCGAGGTGGCTTCACGACAAAGATCCACCTCCGCGTCAATGGCGCAGGCCTGCCCATGAGGTCGGACATCACGCCGGGCCAGACATCGGACTATCTGGGCTTTGACCTCATCATGGACGACAACCTGCCAGAGCCCTCCGTCCTGCTGGCGGATCGCGGCTATGACTCTGACAGGGTTCGAGAAACCATGGAGGCGCGCAACGTCGTGCCGGTGATCCCGATGCGAAAGTCCCGCAAGCTGCGCGTGGCCGTGGACCGAACCCTTTACCGGCTGCGCAACCTCGTCGAGCGCTGCTTCAACAAGCTCAAGAATGCCCGCCGCGTCGCCACCCGCTACGACAAAACCGCAGAGAGCTTCCTGGGCTTCATCGACATCACCTCGATCCGCATCTGGCTCCGCCATTTGTCAACATGA